A section of the Paracoccaceae bacterium genome encodes:
- a CDS encoding ornithine cyclodeaminase, which translates to MIPQPSPLAMVPFVSVENMMKLVTRIGVPEMIAGIAQVIEDDFRRWPEFDKTPRIPAHSEEGVIELMPTSDGITYGFKYVNGHPANMTRGYQTVTAFGLLARVDNGYPILLSEMTVLTALRTAATSAVAAKYLAPAGARTMAMIGNGAQCEFQALGFQKIIGIDTVHLFDIDPAATSKAARNLRESGLQVVECSTPEQAVTGVDIITTCTADKQCATILTDNMVGAGQHINAIGGDCPGKTELHRDILMRSDIFVEYPPQTRIEGEIQQLPDDHPVTEIWQVVSGQVPGRESDRQVTLFDSVGFATEDFSALKYVHARLEYYGDYQKLDMIADPDDPRDLFGMVMRAKGDE; encoded by the coding sequence ATGATCCCGCAGCCATCCCCCCTTGCCATGGTGCCCTTCGTCAGTGTTGAAAACATGATGAAGCTGGTCACCCGCATCGGCGTGCCCGAGATGATTGCCGGCATCGCCCAGGTGATCGAAGACGATTTCCGACGCTGGCCCGAGTTCGACAAGACACCCCGAATTCCGGCCCATTCCGAAGAAGGCGTGATCGAGCTGATGCCGACGTCAGACGGAATCACATATGGGTTCAAATACGTCAACGGGCACCCCGCCAATATGACGCGGGGGTATCAGACGGTGACGGCCTTTGGCCTGTTGGCGCGGGTGGACAACGGCTATCCGATCCTGCTGTCGGAAATGACCGTTCTGACAGCCCTAAGGACGGCCGCAACCTCGGCCGTGGCGGCCAAGTACCTGGCGCCAGCGGGCGCGCGGACCATGGCGATGATCGGCAACGGCGCACAATGTGAATTTCAGGCGCTGGGGTTCCAGAAGATCATCGGAATCGACACGGTACATCTGTTCGATATTGATCCGGCAGCAACCAGCAAGGCTGCGCGCAACCTGCGGGAAAGCGGGTTGCAGGTGGTTGAATGCAGCACCCCGGAACAGGCCGTCACGGGCGTCGACATCATCACCACCTGCACCGCCGACAAGCAATGCGCCACGATCCTGACCGACAACATGGTCGGCGCAGGCCAGCACATAAATGCAATCGGTGGGGATTGTCCCGGCAAGACCGAGTTGCACCGCGATATCCTGATGCGCTCGGACATATTCGTCGAATACCCGCCACAGACCCGGATCGAGGGTGAAATCCAGCAACTGCCCGACGATCACCCGGTGACCGAGATCTGGCAAGTGGTCTCTGGCCAGGTGCCCGGGCGGGAATCGGACCGGCAGGTGACCCTGTTTGACAGCGTCGGATTTGCGACCGAGGATTTTTCTGCGCTAAAATACGTTCATGCACGGCTGGAATACTACGGCGATTATCAAAAGCTCGACATGATCGCCGATCCGGACGACCCGAGGGATCTGTTTGGTATGGTGATGCGCGCAAAGGGTGATGAGTGA
- a CDS encoding FCD domain-containing protein has product MQSTAEKSPNADRKLQTDEVTGALTVAIHQHRILPGTKLGEDELSEIFGVSRTIIRAALHSLAHSQLVEVRRNRGAFVAQPTVREAKEVFEARELVEPRMAEYAADRATKADIRRLRAHIKKEHAALAKADSGKALHLSGQFHVEVARIADQTTIAGIVEALIARSSLIIALYWRRESALCEQNAHEALVEAIAEGHGAQAADLMLEHLKHLHTALDLNERKMPGRSLKDVLVG; this is encoded by the coding sequence CTGACCGTCGCGATTCACCAGCATCGCATCCTGCCCGGTACCAAGCTGGGCGAGGATGAGCTGAGCGAGATTTTCGGCGTGTCGCGGACGATCATCCGGGCGGCGCTGCACTCGCTTGCCCATTCCCAATTGGTCGAGGTTCGCAGGAACCGCGGCGCCTTTGTGGCGCAGCCTACGGTGCGCGAAGCAAAAGAGGTTTTCGAGGCGCGCGAACTGGTCGAACCGCGCATGGCCGAATACGCGGCGGACCGCGCCACCAAGGCCGACATCAGGCGGCTTCGGGCGCATATCAAGAAGGAACACGCCGCCCTGGCCAAAGCCGACAGCGGCAAGGCACTGCATCTTTCAGGCCAGTTCCATGTAGAGGTTGCCCGGATCGCCGATCAGACCACCATTGCCGGCATTGTCGAAGCCCTGATCGCCCGGTCGTCACTGATCATCGCGCTCTATTGGCGACGCGAAAGTGCGCTGTGCGAACAAAACGCTCATGAAGCCCTGGTCGAGGCGATTGCAGAGGGTCACGGCGCGCAAGCGGCGGACCTGATGCTTGAGCATCTGAAGCATCTGCACACGGCACTTGACCTTAATGAACGCAAAATGCCCGGGCGCAGCCTGAAGGACGTGCTGGTCGGCTGA
- the rocF gene encoding arginase, with the protein MNHRSGLKGIPRDSGSSRNALIGVPAQSGTRQRGCAMGPDAYRSAGLVEALSDLNIATTDWGNLIPPVCHPTAHENANIHALAETSAWIAEVSEATARAAQKVDMPIILGGDHSVAAGSIPALASHAASIGRPFFVLWLDAHPDLHRLSTTQSGNLHGTPVAYVTGCHGFGGHYPDLPAKVQPENICMMGLRSVDAAEKSLLADLGIETHDMRAIDENGIKAPLSAFLDRVRTANGCIHVSLDVDFLDPGIACAVGTTVPGGATFREAHLVMELLHESGLVTSLDLVELNPFLDERGRTAQLMVDLTASLMGNAVLDRPTNQH; encoded by the coding sequence ATGAATCACAGATCAGGTCTCAAGGGAATCCCTCGCGATTCAGGTTCAAGCCGAAACGCTTTAATCGGTGTTCCGGCGCAATCGGGAACGCGCCAAAGGGGCTGTGCGATGGGGCCGGATGCCTATCGCTCTGCCGGGCTGGTCGAGGCTTTGTCAGACCTCAACATCGCGACCACGGACTGGGGCAATCTGATCCCGCCTGTATGCCACCCGACAGCGCATGAGAACGCAAACATCCACGCCCTTGCCGAGACGTCGGCCTGGATTGCCGAGGTTTCCGAGGCCACCGCCCGGGCTGCGCAGAAGGTGGATATGCCGATTATTCTGGGCGGCGATCATTCGGTTGCCGCCGGGTCGATCCCGGCACTGGCAAGTCATGCAGCGTCCATCGGGCGTCCATTCTTTGTCCTTTGGCTGGATGCGCACCCCGATCTGCATCGACTGTCGACGACCCAAAGCGGCAACCTGCACGGCACCCCGGTTGCCTATGTCACCGGCTGTCATGGTTTCGGCGGCCATTACCCCGACCTGCCGGCAAAAGTGCAGCCTGAGAATATCTGCATGATGGGGCTGCGCTCGGTCGATGCGGCAGAGAAGTCCCTGCTGGCCGATCTTGGGATCGAAACCCACGACATGCGCGCCATCGACGAAAACGGCATCAAGGCCCCGCTGAGCGCATTTCTGGACCGCGTCCGCACGGCCAACGGCTGCATTCATGTCAGCCTGGATGTGGACTTTCTGGACCCGGGCATTGCCTGCGCCGTCGGGACAACCGTTCCGGGTGGCGCGACCTTCCGCGAGGCGCATCTGGTCATGGAACTGCTGCATGAAAGCGGCCTGGTCACGTCGCTCGACCTGGTCGAACTGAACCCGTTTCTGGACGAACGCGGCCGAACTGCGCAGCTGATGGTGGATCTGACGGCCTCGCTGATGGGGAATGCCGTGCTCGACCGTCCGACGAACCAACATTGA
- a CDS encoding winged helix-turn-helix transcriptional regulator encodes MRMLDNTDRDLLKLLRHNARTTVTELAATLSLTRATVKSRMSALLDDGVIHRFTIETADAADEDHINAISMLEIELAKVEKVHRTLKRLPEITSLHTTNGKWALVARSETRNLTAFDRLLNQIGRVDGVANVETCLLLTRLS; translated from the coding sequence ATGCGCATGTTGGACAACACCGACCGGGACTTGCTGAAACTGCTGCGGCACAATGCGCGCACGACAGTGACCGAGCTGGCCGCGACGCTGTCGCTGACCCGTGCAACCGTCAAATCCCGCATGTCGGCACTGCTCGACGACGGTGTCATCCATCGCTTCACGATCGAAACCGCGGATGCCGCGGATGAGGATCACATCAACGCCATCTCGATGCTGGAAATCGAATTGGCCAAGGTCGAAAAAGTGCACCGCACCCTCAAGCGCCTGCCCGAGATTACGAGTTTGCACACAACAAACGGAAAATGGGCGCTGGTCGCCCGGTCCGAAACCCGGAACCTGACGGCGTTTGACCGCCTTCTGAACCAGATTGGCCGGGTCGACGGAGTGGCAAATGTGGAAACCTGCCTGCTGTTGACCCGTCTAAGCTGA